The following are encoded together in the Capsulimonas corticalis genome:
- a CDS encoding tyrosine-protein phosphatase — MFVDIHNHILPGIDDGAPTLPYALDMARVAVADGTDTMVATPHRAWSSRKNAPPEWVRENVEELQFALDYAQIPLRIVAATELQVGPALARDLTEGTVLTIGGGEWALIELPFDRLPHDALDHLKSVLDIGVKIVIAHPERNADIQRHLAFVDACADLGTYFQLNTGSILGRFGSSARKAAEAILARAHELPLIIASDSHNLDHRPPNLMREAHAIAARIAGAEAADAMVNTRPRSLLPKV; from the coding sequence ATGTTTGTCGACATCCACAACCACATCCTGCCCGGTATCGACGACGGCGCTCCTACCCTCCCCTACGCGCTCGATATGGCGCGAGTCGCCGTGGCCGATGGAACCGACACCATGGTCGCCACCCCGCACCGCGCCTGGAGCAGCCGTAAGAACGCTCCGCCGGAGTGGGTGCGCGAGAATGTCGAAGAGTTGCAGTTCGCGCTGGATTACGCGCAGATCCCGCTGAGGATCGTGGCCGCCACGGAGCTTCAAGTCGGCCCGGCGCTCGCGCGCGACCTCACCGAAGGAACCGTGCTGACCATCGGCGGCGGCGAGTGGGCGCTGATCGAGCTGCCCTTCGACCGGCTGCCGCACGACGCCCTGGACCATCTCAAATCCGTGCTCGACATTGGCGTGAAGATCGTCATCGCCCACCCCGAACGCAACGCCGATATCCAGCGCCACCTCGCGTTCGTCGACGCCTGCGCCGACCTCGGGACCTACTTCCAGCTCAACACCGGCAGCATTCTTGGCCGCTTCGGCTCCAGCGCCCGTAAAGCGGCCGAAGCCATCCTCGCCCGCGCCCATGAACTGCCGCTCATCATCGCCTCCGACAGCCACAACCTCGACCACCGTCCCCCCAACCTCATGCGCGAAGCCCACGCCATCGCCGCCCGCATCGCCGGCGCCGAAGCCGCCGACGCCATGGTCAACACACGCCCGCGCTCGCTGCTTCCGAAGGTTTAG
- a CDS encoding RsmE family RNA methyltransferase, whose protein sequence is MTRFFISPDQIAGGMVTLGADDAHHLKVVLHANPGDLIAVLDGFGSEFVAKLDEVGKSRATARITTIIKLDTEAHTRVTVAQALPKVADKMEQVLQRGTEAGAHAFWAYESARSLTHLTGERHTKRLTRWNEIVKTAAEQSHRALLPKVRADQTFSQILATADQFDLALLAYEGELKTTLKWALESQPQPPQNILIVIGPEGGFTDAEAREAAKAKLQSVSLGKRILRTETAALIMIAQLLYALE, encoded by the coding sequence GTGACACGCTTCTTTATCTCGCCCGACCAGATCGCCGGCGGCATGGTGACGCTCGGCGCTGACGACGCCCACCATCTGAAAGTCGTCCTGCACGCGAACCCCGGCGATCTGATCGCCGTACTGGACGGCTTTGGCTCTGAGTTCGTCGCCAAACTCGACGAAGTCGGCAAGTCGCGCGCGACCGCTCGAATCACCACAATCATAAAGCTCGACACAGAGGCGCACACCCGCGTCACGGTCGCGCAGGCGCTCCCCAAAGTCGCCGACAAGATGGAGCAAGTCCTCCAGCGCGGCACGGAAGCCGGCGCGCACGCCTTTTGGGCCTACGAAAGCGCGCGCAGCCTCACCCATCTGACCGGCGAGCGCCACACCAAACGCCTCACCCGCTGGAACGAGATCGTCAAGACCGCCGCCGAGCAGTCTCACCGCGCCCTGCTTCCCAAAGTCCGCGCCGATCAGACATTCAGCCAGATCCTCGCGACGGCCGACCAGTTCGACCTCGCGCTGCTCGCCTACGAAGGCGAGCTCAAGACAACATTAAAGTGGGCGCTGGAATCTCAGCCGCAGCCGCCGCAAAACATTCTCATCGTAATCGGCCCCGAAGGCGGCTTCACCGACGCCGAAGCGCGCGAAGCGGCCAAGGCCAAACTGCAAAGCGTTTCTTTGGGAAAGCGAATACTGCGTACGGAGACGGCCGCGCTGATCATGATCGCGCAGCTGCTGTATGCGCTGGAGTAG
- the prmA gene encoding 50S ribosomal protein L11 methyltransferase, giving the protein MSTMRWAEISVEAGADATDAVGNCFNEVGCGGFVVQDTHIPPQVVGYLPVDDRIEDRLSTLTASLEALASFGVENAGTEITIKYVQEDDWANAWKAYFKPIPIGRRLIVTPPWEDPDLSDGRIPIVVDPGMAFGTGSHPTTQLCLAALEDYVQPGATVADIGTGSGILAIAASKLGAGSVAANDIDSLAVKIAAENAAVNGAAIEFGVELPSGQYDLVVANILADVIIGLSEEIAERVKPEGVFIASGIIDTRETDVRMAVETEGFSPLETRRQGDWVALIFRRSTV; this is encoded by the coding sequence ATGAGTACGATGCGGTGGGCCGAGATCAGTGTGGAGGCCGGAGCGGACGCAACAGACGCCGTCGGCAATTGTTTCAATGAGGTGGGGTGCGGCGGCTTCGTCGTTCAGGATACGCACATCCCCCCGCAAGTCGTGGGCTACCTGCCCGTGGATGACCGGATCGAAGACCGTTTGTCCACGCTGACCGCGTCGCTGGAGGCGCTGGCCTCCTTCGGCGTCGAGAACGCCGGCACGGAGATCACGATCAAGTACGTCCAGGAAGATGACTGGGCGAACGCCTGGAAGGCGTACTTCAAGCCGATCCCGATCGGCCGCCGCCTCATCGTGACGCCTCCCTGGGAAGACCCCGATCTCTCCGATGGACGCATCCCGATCGTGGTTGACCCCGGCATGGCCTTCGGCACCGGAAGCCACCCGACCACGCAGCTTTGTCTCGCCGCCCTGGAAGATTACGTTCAGCCCGGCGCCACGGTCGCGGATATCGGCACGGGCTCCGGCATCCTCGCCATCGCCGCCTCCAAGCTGGGCGCGGGCTCCGTGGCGGCGAACGACATCGATTCGCTGGCGGTGAAGATCGCCGCCGAGAACGCCGCCGTGAACGGCGCCGCCATCGAATTCGGCGTTGAGCTGCCGAGTGGGCAGTACGATCTCGTGGTGGCGAATATCCTCGCGGACGTCATTATCGGTCTGAGCGAAGAGATCGCCGAGCGCGTGAAGCCCGAAGGCGTGTTTATCGCGTCGGGGATCATCGACACTCGCGAGACGGATGTGCGTATGGCGGTCGAAACCGAAGGCTTCTCCCCGCTCGAAACGCGCCGGCAAGGCGACTGGGTCGCACTCATCTTCCGCCGCAGCACGGTTTAA
- the dnaJ gene encoding molecular chaperone DnaJ, which yields MSNKRDYYEVLGVGRDAQPAEIRSAFRKLAAKFHPDVNPGDKDAEEKFKELNEAHEILSTPEKRQMYDQFGHAGPQGGMGGADGFGVGDIFDMFFGAGGGFGGRGAAGGGERARQQATQGSDLRYDLEITLEEAAFGVQKTLKLTRLESCETCSGSGAKPGTTPKVCSACQGSGQVRHVQNTILGSFATVAPCANCRGEGRIISDPCGTCRGQGRTRQTKEHTIQVPGGVDTGTRLVDQGAGDAGLRGGQPGDLYVVVYLRPHADFKRSGNDVLHDTSISYAQAALGAQIEVPILGGTEKLTIPAGTQPGATFRFRGKGFPDLNTRSHDRGDEIVQVKVAVPTKLNDEQKRLLREFATASGEKAPPDDPGFFDSVKKAFTHK from the coding sequence ATGTCAAACAAGCGTGACTATTATGAAGTGCTGGGCGTTGGACGCGACGCGCAGCCGGCTGAGATCCGCTCCGCTTTTCGCAAGCTGGCGGCAAAATTCCATCCCGACGTCAACCCTGGCGACAAGGACGCGGAGGAGAAGTTCAAGGAGCTGAACGAAGCTCATGAGATTCTCTCGACGCCCGAAAAGCGCCAGATGTACGATCAGTTCGGCCACGCCGGCCCGCAGGGCGGCATGGGCGGAGCCGACGGCTTCGGCGTCGGCGATATCTTCGACATGTTCTTCGGCGCGGGCGGAGGCTTCGGCGGACGCGGCGCCGCCGGCGGCGGCGAACGCGCGCGCCAGCAGGCGACTCAGGGCTCGGACCTGCGCTACGACCTGGAGATCACTCTGGAGGAAGCCGCCTTCGGCGTCCAGAAGACCCTCAAGCTGACGCGCCTGGAAAGCTGCGAAACGTGCAGCGGCAGCGGCGCGAAGCCCGGCACGACTCCCAAGGTCTGCTCGGCCTGCCAGGGATCCGGCCAGGTCCGGCACGTCCAGAACACCATTCTCGGCTCGTTCGCCACGGTGGCGCCTTGCGCCAACTGCCGGGGCGAAGGCCGCATCATCAGCGATCCCTGCGGCACGTGCCGGGGCCAGGGCCGCACGCGCCAGACCAAGGAGCATACGATCCAAGTCCCGGGCGGCGTGGACACGGGCACGCGCCTGGTGGATCAGGGCGCCGGCGACGCCGGCCTGCGCGGCGGACAGCCGGGCGACCTTTACGTGGTCGTTTACCTGCGGCCGCACGCCGACTTCAAGCGCAGCGGCAACGATGTCCTGCACGACACCAGCATCTCCTACGCGCAGGCGGCGCTCGGCGCGCAGATCGAAGTCCCGATCCTGGGCGGTACGGAGAAGCTGACGATTCCCGCCGGCACGCAGCCGGGCGCGACATTCCGCTTCCGGGGCAAGGGATTCCCAGACCTCAACACCCGCAGCCACGACCGGGGCGATGAGATCGTCCAGGTCAAGGTCGCCGTTCCGACAAAGCTCAACGACGAGCAGAAGCGACTGCTGCGCGAGTTCGCGACGGCGTCGGGCGAAAAGGCGCCGCCGGACGATCCAGGTTTCTTTGACAGCGTTAAGAAAGCATTCACGCACAAATGA
- the dnaK gene encoding molecular chaperone DnaK, whose amino-acid sequence MAKSVGIDLGTTNSVVAAIDESGSPIVITLAEGSRLCPSVVGLSKAGERLVGQLAKRQAITNPDRTISSIKRQMGTKYRVTIDDREYSPEEISAMILQKLRADTEVFLGDVISECVITVPAYFSNAQREATKAAGQIAGINIVRIINEPTAAALAYGQDKSEEQIVLVWDLGGGTFDVSILELAGGVFEVRATSGDTHLGGDDWDVRIMDWLATEFKKQTGVDLTKDRMAMQRLKEAAEKAKVELSTVFTTNINLPFISSTDEGPAHLEMSLTRSQLEELTKDLIERMIAPTEQALADAKLTTAEIEKVLLVGGMTRMPLVQETVRNMFGKEPHKGINPDEIVAQGAAIQAGILGGHVTDIVLLDVTPLSLGIETQGGVFTRLIERNTTIPTSHSQLFTTAFDNQTAVDIHVLQGERDFAIDNKTLGKFQLSGLQPAPRGVTKIEVTFDIDQNGIVHVSAKDIASGNMQNVTITASSGLGHDEVERMVKEAEQYRKKDEKRREEQEIRNKADQQIYQAVRIGKDARGLVDQKLIDDVNNAAGKLTAALNNFDGPSARQGLEELNSSLLTLSKAFYEARSRGNGNGNGFGAASAPDFPPPDFDNMEALGGGGAPEAVESDVTIEGEFRDV is encoded by the coding sequence ATGGCGAAATCTGTTGGCATCGACTTGGGTACTACCAACTCGGTCGTGGCCGCGATCGACGAGTCCGGCTCCCCCATCGTTATCACCCTCGCCGAGGGCAGCCGCCTTTGCCCCTCCGTCGTCGGCCTCTCCAAGGCCGGCGAGCGTCTCGTGGGACAGCTAGCGAAACGCCAGGCGATCACCAATCCTGACCGAACGATCTCTTCCATCAAGCGGCAGATGGGCACGAAGTACCGTGTCACCATCGACGACCGCGAGTACTCGCCCGAAGAGATCTCGGCGATGATCCTTCAGAAGCTGCGCGCCGACACCGAGGTCTTCCTCGGCGACGTGATTTCCGAATGCGTCATCACGGTTCCCGCCTACTTCTCCAACGCCCAGCGCGAGGCGACCAAGGCGGCGGGGCAGATCGCCGGAATCAATATCGTCCGCATCATCAATGAGCCCACGGCGGCGGCGCTCGCTTACGGACAGGATAAGTCCGAAGAGCAGATCGTCCTCGTCTGGGACCTGGGCGGCGGCACCTTCGACGTCTCGATCCTGGAGCTCGCCGGCGGCGTCTTCGAAGTGCGCGCCACTTCCGGCGACACGCACCTGGGCGGCGACGACTGGGACGTGCGGATCATGGACTGGCTCGCCACGGAGTTCAAGAAGCAGACCGGCGTGGACCTGACCAAGGACCGCATGGCGATGCAGCGCCTCAAGGAAGCGGCGGAAAAGGCGAAAGTCGAGCTTTCCACCGTTTTCACCACGAACATCAATCTGCCGTTCATCTCCTCCACCGACGAAGGCCCCGCTCACCTGGAAATGTCGCTGACGCGCAGCCAGCTGGAAGAGCTGACCAAGGACCTGATCGAGCGCATGATCGCACCCACCGAGCAGGCCCTGGCCGACGCCAAACTGACCACGGCCGAGATCGAAAAGGTCCTGCTGGTCGGAGGCATGACGCGCATGCCGCTGGTGCAGGAAACGGTCCGCAATATGTTCGGCAAAGAGCCGCACAAGGGCATCAACCCCGATGAGATCGTCGCGCAGGGCGCCGCGATCCAGGCGGGCATCCTTGGCGGACATGTGACGGACATCGTTCTGCTCGACGTCACGCCCCTTTCGCTGGGAATCGAGACGCAGGGCGGCGTGTTCACTCGGCTGATCGAGCGCAACACCACCATCCCGACCTCACACTCGCAGCTCTTCACCACGGCGTTCGACAACCAGACGGCGGTCGACATCCACGTGCTTCAGGGCGAGCGCGACTTCGCGATCGACAACAAGACTCTCGGCAAGTTCCAGCTCTCGGGCCTTCAGCCCGCCCCGCGCGGCGTCACCAAGATCGAAGTCACCTTTGACATCGACCAGAACGGCATCGTCCACGTCTCAGCGAAGGACATCGCCTCCGGCAACATGCAGAACGTCACCATCACCGCCTCCAGCGGCCTGGGACACGACGAAGTCGAGCGCATGGTCAAAGAAGCGGAGCAGTATCGCAAGAAGGACGAAAAGCGGCGCGAGGAGCAGGAGATCCGCAACAAGGCCGATCAGCAGATCTATCAGGCGGTTCGCATCGGCAAGGACGCGCGCGGGCTGGTCGATCAGAAGCTGATCGACGACGTGAACAACGCCGCCGGCAAGCTGACAGCGGCGCTCAACAACTTCGACGGCCCTTCGGCGCGGCAGGGTCTGGAAGAACTGAACTCTTCGCTGCTCACGCTGAGCAAAGCGTTTTACGAAGCGCGCAGCCGGGGCAACGGCAATGGGAACGGCTTCGGAGCCGCCTCGGCGCCGGACTTCCCGCCGCCGGACTTCGACAACATGGAAGCGCTCGGCGGTGGCGGCGCGCCCGAAGCGGTCGAAAGCGATGTGACCATCGAAGGCGAATTCCGCGACGTTTGA
- the rpoZ gene encoding DNA-directed RNA polymerase subunit omega, with protein MIYPSADTIEDMVGSRYSLVVIAAKRAKQIKEGAPILIETASTNPLTIALEEIAAGKVTASAAELTPTPKAGDPEGQLIPQGVADSGASANAVAATGEEAGANDEDITTA; from the coding sequence TTGATTTACCCCTCGGCAGACACCATTGAAGATATGGTGGGCAGCCGCTATTCATTGGTTGTCATCGCCGCCAAACGTGCGAAACAGATCAAAGAAGGCGCCCCCATTTTGATCGAAACGGCTTCCACCAATCCTTTGACGATTGCATTGGAGGAAATCGCCGCGGGTAAGGTCACCGCAAGCGCCGCCGAGCTCACGCCGACGCCCAAAGCCGGCGATCCCGAAGGCCAGTTGATCCCGCAAGGCGTTGCGGACTCTGGCGCCAGCGCGAATGCAGTCGCCGCGACCGGTGAGGAAGCCGGCGCAAACGACGAAGACATCACCACAGCTTAA
- a CDS encoding MerR family transcriptional regulator, with the protein MSVTQSDPVDHDMADEPVYVISVAAKLAGLPSWTLRVLDKEGVVCPQRTEKDRRLYSDRDIAKLARVRYLTEERGVNINGVKLILEMENNSTGRSELGRFGEGEQS; encoded by the coding sequence ATGTCTGTCACGCAGAGCGACCCGGTCGATCACGACATGGCGGACGAGCCGGTTTATGTGATCAGCGTCGCCGCGAAGCTGGCCGGTCTTCCGAGCTGGACTCTGCGCGTCCTCGATAAAGAAGGCGTCGTCTGTCCTCAGCGTACGGAGAAAGATCGCCGTCTGTACTCCGACCGCGACATCGCAAAGCTCGCCCGCGTACGATATCTCACGGAAGAGCGTGGAGTGAATATCAACGGAGTGAAGCTGATCCTGGAGATGGAGAACAATAGTACTGGACGGTCGGAACTCGGCAGGTTCGGCGAAGGAGAACAAAGTTGA
- a CDS encoding polysaccharide deacetylase family protein codes for MSDILTRNRMRIVAGAAVLALVGAGLVQWNRHRAVPIERALNPAYWVRHARGLDRYDPQTGLLEHGDPNLPEVALTIDDGPDPRYGPQIAQMLHDKGVAATFFVVGVRVKQYPEVVKQIDGLGFEIENHTYDHQRLDKLKPHEIANEIRFCAANIEKATGKKTTLLRPPGVQYNDQVLATAKSLGYATISWTCGARDYDQQPASYIAQRILDRSEAGSIIILHQDTPSTLTALPAIIDGLRSRGYRFVTVSQMLDHLHARRPKSE; via the coding sequence GTGTCCGATATCCTTACCCGTAATCGCATGCGCATCGTCGCCGGAGCCGCCGTACTCGCGCTAGTTGGCGCCGGCCTGGTCCAATGGAATCGCCACCGCGCCGTGCCGATCGAACGCGCTCTCAATCCCGCTTACTGGGTGCGCCACGCCCGCGGGCTGGACCGCTACGATCCTCAAACGGGACTGCTGGAGCATGGCGACCCGAACCTGCCCGAAGTGGCGCTGACGATCGATGACGGCCCGGATCCGCGCTACGGCCCTCAGATCGCCCAGATGCTGCACGATAAAGGCGTCGCCGCCACATTCTTCGTCGTCGGCGTCCGCGTGAAGCAATATCCCGAGGTCGTCAAGCAGATCGATGGACTCGGCTTCGAAATCGAGAACCATACTTACGACCACCAGCGTCTCGACAAATTGAAGCCGCATGAGATCGCGAACGAGATCCGATTCTGCGCCGCAAATATCGAGAAGGCGACCGGCAAGAAGACGACGCTGCTGCGTCCGCCGGGCGTGCAATATAACGATCAGGTCCTCGCCACCGCGAAATCGCTCGGCTACGCCACGATTTCTTGGACCTGCGGCGCGCGCGATTACGATCAACAGCCGGCGTCCTATATCGCGCAGCGAATACTCGACCGCAGCGAGGCGGGCTCCATCATTATTCTGCATCAAGATACTCCCAGCACCCTCACCGCGCTGCCCGCCATTATCGACGGATTGCGGTCGCGCGGATACCGTTTTGTGACCGTTTCGCAGATGCTCGACCATCTTCACGCCCGCAGGCCCAAAAGCGAATAA
- a CDS encoding LacI family DNA-binding transcriptional regulator — translation MAAHKAVTLKDVAELAHVSQSVVSTILNGRQNGIFVSESTRRNVIAAAEDLGYVAKHRNAPSIRKPSITAHRSGGLRESHLVGLLLGRRFGGSLFTDIFYGVNSVLSQEGYHPLVLDTYADSYTKAAEKEAEGLQYARDNRFAGVVVWHEGGASNVPLIQEVRNEMPVVAIDRRVVGVELDFVGTDNFQGAYEATKHLIDQGHTRIAHLTRLETTDAAIGRLRGYQQAITDAGLEVDPRHILLALDSGRRLNSDLIRQVFTSPNAPTAIFLLADFWAPPIYAELRQLGLRVPEDVALVGFDDVVQPGLDGLELTSMAQDFEAIGATAGHMILRRLADPEATIATTVYPATLSVRKSSQAVQKASPIRRIRPSSDLVVA, via the coding sequence ATGGCAGCACACAAAGCAGTAACGCTCAAAGACGTAGCCGAACTGGCGCACGTGTCACAGTCCGTCGTCTCCACCATTCTCAACGGGCGGCAGAATGGGATATTTGTTTCTGAAAGCACGCGTCGCAATGTCATCGCCGCCGCCGAGGACCTCGGTTATGTGGCCAAGCATCGCAACGCGCCGTCGATCCGCAAGCCCTCCATTACCGCCCATCGTTCCGGCGGCCTTCGGGAATCGCATCTCGTGGGACTGCTGCTTGGCCGCCGCTTCGGCGGCAGCCTCTTTACGGATATCTTTTACGGGGTGAACTCCGTTCTTTCTCAGGAAGGTTATCATCCGCTCGTTCTGGACACCTACGCGGATTCCTACACCAAGGCCGCCGAGAAGGAAGCGGAAGGACTACAGTACGCCCGGGACAACCGTTTCGCCGGCGTCGTCGTCTGGCATGAAGGCGGCGCCTCGAACGTTCCGCTGATTCAAGAGGTTCGCAACGAAATGCCCGTCGTCGCCATCGACCGCCGCGTGGTGGGCGTCGAACTGGACTTCGTCGGCACGGACAACTTCCAGGGCGCGTATGAAGCGACCAAGCATCTGATCGATCAGGGGCATACCCGGATCGCGCACTTGACGCGCCTGGAGACGACCGACGCCGCGATCGGTCGCCTGCGCGGCTACCAGCAGGCGATCACCGACGCCGGACTGGAAGTCGATCCTCGCCACATTCTTCTCGCGCTGGACAGCGGCCGACGGCTCAACAGCGATCTGATCCGTCAGGTCTTCACTTCGCCGAACGCGCCCACCGCGATCTTCCTGCTCGCCGACTTCTGGGCGCCGCCGATCTACGCCGAGCTCCGCCAGCTGGGCTTGCGCGTGCCTGAAGACGTCGCGCTCGTCGGCTTCGACGACGTGGTGCAGCCGGGACTGGACGGTTTGGAGCTGACATCGATGGCGCAGGACTTCGAGGCGATCGGCGCGACCGCCGGCCATATGATCCTGCGGCGGCTGGCCGATCCGGAAGCGACGATCGCGACGACCGTTTACCCCGCCACGCTTTCGGTCCGGAAATCCTCGCAGGCGGTGCAAAAGGCGTCTCCAATCCGCCGTATTCGGCCTTCGTCCGATCTCGTCGTCGCCTGA